The following are encoded in a window of Salinibacter ruber DSM 13855 genomic DNA:
- the recF gene encoding DNA replication/repair protein RecF (All proteins in this family for which functions are known are DNA-binding proteins that assist the filamentation of RecA onto DNA for the initiation of recombination or recombinational repair.) produces MILHTLRLRSFRAHAESEFDLAPSINLLYGANGAGKTNVLEAVHYLCLTKSFTASRDRYAVRKDAPYFEIEGRIGQVREEPMTVRLAYVPGEGKSIFVNGAELDRLADIVGTLPVVVFSPEDYDLTAGGPSERRRFVNNILSQARSVYMETLMKYRRARRQRNEVLRSYKKRSAPPPDELLAPWTEKLVGLGSRIVHRRQQFLQAFADDLEEAYRRIDAVAERPTIEYDTIADLAPDATPDAIEDEFRAALARKQGQERDRGTTLVGPQRDELVFRLDDLEVRRYGSQGQHRTFAMALKLAQYFYLQQRNDTEPLLLLDDAFGKLDAERTGVFLDLLRSDAVGQSLVTATRRGPFEPALNAEPASHRALQVRPGGGTAAVTPDPEYARGEATAANGAASAPTGADAASTSRD; encoded by the coding sequence ATGATTCTGCACACCCTTCGCCTCCGGTCGTTCCGGGCCCACGCGGAGAGCGAGTTCGACCTCGCCCCGTCGATCAACCTCCTCTACGGGGCCAACGGGGCGGGCAAGACAAACGTCCTGGAGGCGGTTCACTACCTGTGCCTCACCAAGAGCTTTACGGCCTCGCGAGACCGGTATGCCGTCCGCAAAGACGCGCCCTACTTCGAGATTGAAGGCCGCATCGGGCAGGTCCGCGAGGAGCCGATGACCGTGCGGCTGGCGTACGTGCCGGGCGAGGGCAAGAGCATCTTCGTAAACGGCGCGGAGCTCGACCGGCTGGCGGACATCGTCGGCACGCTGCCGGTGGTTGTCTTCTCGCCGGAGGACTACGACCTGACGGCCGGCGGGCCCAGCGAGCGGCGCCGCTTCGTCAACAACATCCTCAGCCAGGCGCGGTCCGTCTACATGGAGACGCTGATGAAGTACCGTCGCGCGCGGCGCCAGCGCAACGAGGTGCTCCGCAGCTACAAGAAGCGGTCCGCCCCGCCGCCCGACGAGCTCCTGGCCCCCTGGACGGAAAAGCTCGTCGGGCTCGGCAGCCGCATCGTGCACCGGCGCCAGCAGTTCCTGCAGGCGTTCGCGGACGACCTCGAAGAGGCGTACCGCCGCATCGACGCGGTGGCCGAGCGGCCCACGATCGAGTACGACACGATTGCGGACCTGGCCCCCGACGCGACGCCCGACGCCATCGAAGACGAATTCCGGGCGGCCCTCGCCCGCAAGCAGGGGCAGGAACGAGACCGCGGCACCACCCTCGTGGGGCCGCAGCGGGACGAGCTCGTCTTCCGCCTCGACGACCTGGAGGTGCGCCGGTACGGCTCGCAGGGCCAGCACCGCACCTTTGCCATGGCCCTCAAGCTGGCGCAGTACTTCTACCTGCAACAGCGGAACGACACCGAGCCGCTGCTGCTCCTCGACGACGCCTTCGGCAAGCTCGACGCGGAGCGCACCGGGGTCTTTCTCGACCTCCTCCGGTCGGACGCCGTGGGGCAGAGCCTCGTCACCGCCACCCGCCGGGGGCCCTTCGAGCCGGCGCTCAACGCAGAGCCCGCGTCGCACCGTGCCCTGCAGGTCCGCCCGGGCGGCGGGACGGCGGCGGTGACGCCGGATCCGGAGTACGCCCGTGGAGAGGCGACGGCCGCCAACGGCGCGGCGTCGGCGCCCACAGGGGCTGACGCGGCGTCCACGTCCCGCGACTGA
- a CDS encoding MaoC family dehydratase, translating to MVNTYESIEIGDSHEWTRVVTAEDVKKFADITGDDNPVHVDPDYAEEHSRFGKPIVHGVLLLGLISKVLGRDFPGHGSIAVGISCRFLRPVPVGSEVRVQVKVSEKIEDKKHVKLRTYIYRDDQMVVGGEGRVIPPTEEEEDPHRARR from the coding sequence ATGGTCAACACCTACGAATCGATTGAGATTGGCGACTCCCACGAGTGGACACGGGTCGTCACGGCGGAGGACGTGAAGAAGTTCGCCGACATCACGGGCGACGACAACCCTGTGCACGTCGATCCGGACTACGCGGAAGAACACTCCCGATTCGGCAAGCCCATCGTCCACGGCGTGCTCCTGCTCGGCCTCATCTCAAAGGTGCTGGGCCGCGACTTTCCCGGGCACGGCAGCATCGCCGTCGGCATTTCGTGCCGCTTTCTCCGCCCCGTCCCGGTCGGCTCCGAGGTCCGCGTCCAGGTGAAGGTCTCAGAGAAGATCGAGGACAAGAAGCACGTCAAGTTGCGCACGTACATCTACCGGGACGACCAGATGGTCGTCGGCGGCGAGGGGCGCGTCATTCCCCCGACGGAGGAAGAGGAGGATCCCCACCGGGCCCGCCGTTAG
- a CDS encoding CHAT domain-containing protein has translation MLVVLLATSLLVVPPFSVDAADDLDACLRQAPVQSPPPINWGEGVPQMWSSTPPVPRDTVRAYLSQVRAARACFRTLDPSRVERPYLGNIMRTFQVETALLAALRRFADAFETFEDARSYLNAAPNIPSAEGTRTGWIRALHQDQGFLHFRIGNLSASITHYSTALRKTSEHEVGLRVTHLLDVGLLHQYTQDYQSARRYYTRARRLAREHDRTSEEHPSEWARLLYLQANLLLEETLNTEFDRASLRRARDLARKGRSLATSSDRRIDLALALSESLGYLGSFDRAYALNAEVRRYAQARDDAQLRAFALLKLGVLHMQTERWTEAESVLNTSLAIAERMGNLDQQRRIRRGLGRLHELQQNWATAEAQYRAGVAVIKRYRESLTATQWASTAFTQWRDVHRGLVRTLLAQNQPRAALAALDRTRARYLRDLRTRNRVATQLSPATRARFDSLGRALTDVRNRLGTDSLSDATEAALRARKASLMANRQRVLRLDSARTPRPSVDEIAASIAQQDRTLVSYFLDDPWPVYDRPPRSAAFVLTGDTLQAVALPGLSQDSIRAHVNTISSLFADRQASRSISAMHFDLRPLRALHDHLYAPVAAHLPDGQPLTVIPDGPMFHVPFSMLATAAPGGRYDHEQARFVLHERPTALDLSASLATDTSATRGDAASSSSDLAAFGVSSFDSLRPPPPSLPSSRADTTAASSLSLPPLPGVQSEINALDRLFDDAKTFLDEQATEPAFAAASQEADVLHLASHALVSPSSSLRNAFLLHPDSSSDGLLFLHELQTRDRALPLAVLSGCNTARGALRGGEGMAGLQYAFRIMGAQSTVSNLWPTADRSSVALMESFYENLRAGQPKDQALRRAKLTYLENHPDNLSPFFWASAVLYGSPRPLQMNASDGSSLRTWGPVALALLVVLLGWSIVRFRSQLGLTASQQ, from the coding sequence ATGCTCGTCGTTCTCTTGGCCACATCGCTGTTGGTCGTCCCGCCGTTCTCGGTCGACGCGGCCGACGACCTGGATGCGTGCCTGCGTCAGGCGCCGGTCCAGTCGCCCCCACCGATCAACTGGGGAGAGGGGGTGCCCCAAATGTGGTCCAGCACCCCGCCCGTGCCCCGGGACACGGTGCGAGCGTACCTTTCTCAAGTGCGTGCGGCGCGGGCTTGCTTCCGGACCCTCGACCCCTCGCGGGTCGAACGGCCCTACCTCGGCAACATCATGCGCACGTTTCAGGTAGAAACAGCCCTGCTCGCCGCCCTGCGCCGGTTCGCCGATGCGTTTGAGACCTTCGAAGACGCCCGCTCTTACCTCAACGCCGCCCCCAACATTCCGTCCGCCGAGGGCACCCGCACGGGGTGGATCCGCGCCCTCCATCAGGATCAGGGATTCCTTCACTTCCGGATCGGGAACCTCTCCGCGTCCATCACCCACTACTCGACGGCCCTTCGGAAGACCTCGGAGCACGAGGTTGGGCTCCGGGTCACCCACCTTCTCGATGTGGGCCTTCTGCATCAGTACACCCAGGACTACCAGTCAGCCCGTCGCTACTACACCCGCGCACGGCGGCTGGCGCGCGAGCACGACCGTACGTCCGAGGAACACCCTTCCGAATGGGCCCGCCTGCTCTACCTCCAGGCCAACCTGCTCCTGGAAGAAACCCTCAACACCGAGTTCGATCGGGCGTCCCTGCGTCGAGCCCGCGATCTCGCCCGCAAGGGCCGTTCGCTCGCCACGTCTTCCGACCGACGCATCGACCTTGCGCTTGCGCTGTCCGAAAGCCTCGGGTACCTAGGGTCGTTCGACCGTGCCTACGCGCTGAACGCAGAGGTGCGCCGGTACGCCCAGGCCCGGGACGACGCGCAGCTCCGCGCCTTCGCCCTGCTCAAGCTCGGCGTGCTACACATGCAAACCGAGCGCTGGACGGAGGCCGAGTCGGTGCTGAACACGTCACTCGCCATCGCCGAACGGATGGGCAACCTCGACCAGCAGCGACGCATCCGCCGGGGATTGGGGCGCCTGCACGAGCTACAGCAAAATTGGGCCACGGCAGAGGCTCAATACCGGGCGGGCGTGGCCGTGATCAAGCGGTATCGGGAGTCGCTTACCGCCACGCAGTGGGCCTCAACGGCCTTTACCCAGTGGCGCGACGTGCACCGCGGGCTCGTGCGCACCCTTCTGGCTCAAAACCAGCCCCGTGCGGCCCTGGCCGCTCTGGACCGCACCCGGGCCCGCTATCTCCGGGACCTGCGTACGCGGAACCGGGTGGCGACCCAGCTCTCCCCCGCGACTCGGGCCCGGTTCGACAGCCTCGGCCGTGCCCTCACGGACGTGCGCAACCGGCTCGGCACCGACTCGTTGTCCGACGCCACGGAGGCCGCCCTCCGCGCCCGCAAGGCGAGCCTCATGGCCAACCGGCAGCGCGTCCTGCGTCTCGACTCGGCAAGGACGCCGCGACCGTCGGTGGACGAAATCGCTGCGTCGATCGCCCAGCAGGATCGGACCCTCGTCTCGTACTTCCTCGACGACCCGTGGCCCGTGTACGACCGCCCCCCTCGCTCTGCGGCCTTCGTCCTGACGGGGGACACGCTCCAGGCAGTCGCCCTTCCGGGCCTCTCTCAGGATTCGATCCGGGCTCACGTCAACACCATCTCTTCCCTGTTCGCGGACCGGCAGGCGTCTCGGAGCATCAGCGCGATGCACTTCGACCTCCGCCCGCTTCGGGCGCTGCACGACCACCTTTACGCCCCCGTGGCGGCGCACCTCCCCGACGGACAGCCCCTAACGGTCATCCCCGACGGGCCGATGTTTCACGTGCCATTTTCGATGCTGGCCACGGCGGCGCCGGGGGGGCGCTACGACCACGAACAGGCCCGCTTTGTGCTCCACGAACGCCCGACGGCACTTGATCTCTCGGCCTCGCTGGCGACCGACACCTCGGCAACACGAGGCGACGCCGCATCGTCTTCGTCCGACCTGGCGGCCTTCGGGGTGTCCTCGTTTGATTCCCTCCGCCCCCCGCCTCCGTCCCTGCCGTCCTCCCGCGCCGACACGACCGCAGCCTCGTCCCTGTCCTTGCCCCCTCTGCCCGGCGTGCAGTCCGAGATTAACGCCCTCGACCGGCTGTTCGACGACGCGAAGACGTTCCTCGACGAGCAGGCGACGGAGCCGGCCTTCGCCGCCGCCAGCCAAGAGGCCGACGTTCTGCATCTGGCCTCGCACGCCCTCGTCTCCCCATCCTCCTCCCTCCGGAACGCCTTTCTTCTCCACCCCGACTCCAGCTCGGACGGGCTTTTGTTTCTCCACGAGCTCCAGACCCGCGACCGGGCCCTCCCGTTGGCCGTCCTCAGTGGGTGCAACACCGCCCGCGGGGCCCTCCGAGGGGGGGAGGGCATGGCGGGGCTCCAGTATGCCTTCCGGATCATGGGGGCCCAGTCCACGGTGTCCAACCTGTGGCCCACGGCCGATCGGTCCAGCGTCGCGCTCATGGAGAGCTTCTACGAGAACCTTCGAGCGGGACAGCCCAAAGACCAGGCCCTTCGGCGGGCCAAACTCACGTACCTGGAGAATCACCCCGACAACCTGAGCCCCTTCTTCTGGGCGTCCGCAGTGCTCTACGGGTCCCCTCGTCCTCTCCAGATGAACGCCTCCGACGGCTCGTCGCTCCGGACCTGGGGCCCTGTCGCCCTCGCGCTCCTCGTGGTTCTTCTCGGCTGGTCCATCGTTCGATTTCGCTCCCAGCTGGGGCTCACAGCCTCGCAGCAATAA
- a CDS encoding M48 family metalloprotease, protein MPVLVLLLAVGTGCVSTGTNPVSGNTRAYGYSWQEEVTMGQKADKQIQSQYGVYDDEELQEYVDGVAQEVLAESHMRRPDTPERFRNTEFEFRVLDSPIINAFALPGGYVYVTRGLVAHLNNEAQLAMVLGHEIGHVAARHASQQAARQKFTQGLLLSGAVAGQVAFGGNVAENVMGLGGQAAQLLSLSYSRDNERESDRLGVEYAVRAGYDGAEGAAFFESLERVREQGGQSIPTWQSTHPDPGARQQTIPELAQTWRKKVDRPATTIDQDAYYNALEGTVLGKNPRQGFVEEGVFYQPELAFRFSIPSRWDVQNQPQQVALVQPDQSAYMIFTFSDAETPDAAARKFAGQDGLSVLDRQSTSVNGNDARRVLAEGKTQQGQVVRLLTYFIAYGDNVYQFQGTTSADRYDAYRPDFERTMTSFARLTDSEKLNRQPARIAIQAADREGAFRSFVDTDALPSDMTEEDLAIINQLDVDQVVAPDRPLKLPN, encoded by the coding sequence GTGCCCGTCCTCGTACTGCTCCTGGCGGTCGGCACCGGGTGTGTCTCGACGGGCACGAACCCGGTTTCCGGAAACACGCGCGCCTACGGGTACTCGTGGCAGGAGGAGGTAACGATGGGCCAGAAGGCGGACAAGCAGATTCAGAGCCAGTACGGCGTCTACGACGACGAGGAGCTCCAGGAGTACGTCGACGGGGTGGCGCAGGAGGTGCTGGCGGAGAGCCACATGCGGCGGCCCGACACGCCCGAGCGGTTTCGAAATACGGAGTTTGAGTTCCGCGTGCTCGACAGTCCCATTATCAACGCGTTTGCGCTCCCCGGCGGCTACGTGTACGTAACCCGGGGCCTCGTGGCCCACCTCAACAACGAGGCCCAGCTGGCCATGGTGCTTGGGCACGAGATTGGACACGTCGCCGCCCGGCACGCCTCGCAGCAGGCGGCCCGCCAGAAGTTCACGCAGGGGCTTCTGCTCAGCGGGGCCGTCGCCGGGCAGGTGGCGTTCGGGGGCAATGTGGCGGAGAACGTCATGGGGCTTGGGGGGCAGGCCGCGCAGTTGCTGTCCCTCAGCTACAGCCGCGACAACGAGCGCGAGTCCGACCGGCTCGGGGTGGAGTATGCCGTCCGGGCGGGCTACGATGGGGCCGAGGGGGCGGCCTTCTTCGAGTCCCTCGAACGGGTGCGGGAGCAGGGGGGGCAGTCCATCCCGACGTGGCAGTCGACCCACCCAGACCCAGGGGCGCGGCAGCAGACGATTCCGGAGCTGGCCCAGACGTGGCGGAAGAAGGTGGACAGGCCGGCCACGACGATCGACCAGGATGCGTACTACAACGCCCTCGAGGGCACCGTGCTCGGCAAAAATCCGCGTCAGGGCTTCGTGGAGGAGGGGGTGTTCTATCAGCCCGAGCTGGCGTTCCGGTTTTCGATCCCGAGCCGCTGGGACGTACAGAATCAGCCCCAACAGGTGGCCCTGGTGCAGCCCGACCAGTCGGCCTACATGATCTTCACGTTCTCCGACGCCGAGACCCCCGACGCCGCGGCCCGCAAATTTGCCGGACAGGACGGCCTCTCGGTCCTCGATCGCCAGAGCACTTCCGTGAACGGAAACGACGCCCGGCGCGTCCTGGCCGAGGGGAAGACGCAGCAGGGGCAGGTCGTTCGCCTGCTGACCTACTTCATCGCCTACGGAGACAACGTGTACCAATTTCAGGGAACCACCAGTGCCGATCGGTACGACGCCTACCGGCCCGACTTCGAGCGGACGATGACAAGCTTCGCGCGGCTCACCGACTCGGAGAAGCTGAACCGACAGCCCGCGCGCATCGCGATCCAGGCGGCGGACCGGGAGGGGGCCTTTCGGTCCTTCGTCGATACGGACGCGCTGCCGTCCGACATGACGGAGGAGGACCTCGCGATTATCAATCAACTGGACGTGGACCAGGTCGTCGCTCCGGACCGCCCCCTGAAGCTGCCGAACTAA
- a CDS encoding HEPN domain-containing protein, translating to MSEVQERLQTARRRLDAAQCLHRNEFESDAINRLYFGVLESARALLLLRDLTPKTHKGTGMKLGQHFRNDVEVGLLTKLRQNREEADYDLWNPSSDEVEMWLGRADEFVDASAHIVGRE from the coding sequence ATGAGCGAAGTCCAGGAGCGACTCCAGACTGCACGGCGGCGGCTCGACGCGGCGCAGTGTCTTCATCGTAACGAGTTCGAGTCAGATGCGATAAACCGACTGTACTTCGGCGTTCTGGAAAGTGCACGGGCACTACTCCTGCTCCGCGATCTCACGCCGAAGACCCATAAGGGTACCGGAATGAAACTGGGACAGCACTTCCGAAACGACGTGGAGGTTGGTCTACTGACAAAGTTGCGCCAAAATCGAGAAGAGGCGGACTACGATCTGTGGAATCCGTCCTCGGATGAGGTGGAGATGTGGCTCGGAAGGGCCGACGAATTTGTGGACGCATCGGCGCATATCGTCGGCAGGGAGTGA
- a CDS encoding efflux RND transporter permease subunit, producing MDRLFRALRPFIRRVTQRAGGVLVLAVLATILGGYGASQLSIDTDISNLVPEDYESVQALDTLQRTVGGERDMAVAISSPSFEANKAFAEDFIPRALSLRREADTSATYLTRVEYKREVKFLKDNALYFASDQELRQVEDFLDDQIAEAKRARQEANPFYFELEEEEGGTADTAETTEESGEALEGVYDRLIGKRYPISDDSTTMVLRFYPSGANTNIGYIENLYADTRALVDRMEPASYHPEMEVVLAGRLYRQLVEVETIWSDVTGSFGVGVGTVLLVVILYFLYKAYRVRSGPGFDGRVLLRELVRAPVMGLVIGVPLFMSLAWTGGVAALLFGRLNLMTSTLGLVLFGLGIDFGIHFYARYAEERADGHSVVDAVERTFVSTGQAIAVGAFTTAGALYVLVVADFKGFSEFGAIAGTGVLFALVAMTVVMPALLALLERTGLLDLRRGAGMEAAPDDAPRRYSAARPVVVGGLVAVLLALALAPRVDFQYDFGALEPEYTEYEQRDRYVDRVSTGGSNNRRNPAYIVADSRDAVPKIVAAVRKKMRADTTSPTILAVESLQERFPLRDTAQASKLARIAQIRETATENRYLRDESTDALERLRRAAQPRAPIPLDQVPRSLRKQFTTKDGELGRFVMIYPSVGLSDGRKSIAFAKDVGTITTEDGTTYHAGSTSLVAADMLMLLQREAPWMIAGTFVIVALLMLLNFRSLRWAGLALVPLVVGLLWMLLVMEVFGLKVNFYNMIVFPAILGIGNDAGVHMVHRYREEGPGSLWTVLRSTGEHVTMGTLTTMVGFGGLLLSFHPGLNSMGTLAVLGLGTTLLAAVGFLPALWQWLEDRGFWGSVER from the coding sequence ATGGATCGTCTTTTTCGGGCCCTTCGGCCGTTCATCCGGCGCGTAACGCAGCGTGCCGGAGGGGTGCTCGTGCTCGCCGTCCTGGCGACGATCCTGGGCGGCTACGGGGCGTCTCAGCTCTCCATCGACACCGACATTTCCAATCTCGTCCCCGAAGACTACGAGAGCGTCCAGGCGCTCGATACCCTCCAGCGCACCGTCGGGGGGGAGCGCGACATGGCGGTTGCCATCTCCAGCCCGTCGTTCGAGGCCAACAAGGCGTTTGCGGAAGATTTCATTCCGAGGGCCCTGTCTTTGAGGCGAGAGGCGGACACGAGTGCGACGTACCTGACGCGGGTCGAGTACAAGCGCGAGGTCAAGTTTCTGAAGGACAACGCGCTCTACTTTGCGTCCGACCAGGAGCTGCGCCAGGTCGAAGACTTTTTGGACGATCAGATCGCGGAGGCGAAGCGGGCCCGCCAGGAGGCCAACCCGTTCTACTTCGAGCTCGAGGAAGAAGAGGGGGGGACGGCCGACACTGCCGAAACGACGGAAGAGTCCGGCGAGGCGCTGGAGGGGGTCTACGACCGCCTCATCGGAAAACGATACCCGATCTCCGACGACAGCACCACGATGGTGCTGCGCTTCTACCCGTCGGGGGCGAACACGAACATCGGCTACATCGAGAACCTGTACGCCGACACGCGGGCCCTGGTCGACCGGATGGAGCCCGCGTCGTACCACCCGGAGATGGAGGTTGTGCTCGCCGGGCGCCTGTACCGGCAGCTCGTGGAGGTGGAGACCATCTGGAGCGACGTGACCGGCTCGTTCGGGGTGGGCGTGGGGACCGTACTGCTCGTGGTCATTCTGTACTTCCTGTACAAGGCCTACCGGGTGCGGTCGGGCCCGGGCTTTGACGGGCGGGTGCTGCTGCGCGAGCTGGTGCGGGCGCCGGTGATGGGCCTCGTGATCGGGGTGCCCTTGTTCATGAGCCTGGCGTGGACGGGCGGCGTGGCGGCCCTGCTGTTCGGGCGCCTCAACCTTATGACCTCCACCCTCGGGCTCGTGCTCTTCGGGCTGGGGATCGACTTCGGCATCCACTTCTACGCCCGGTACGCCGAGGAGCGGGCCGACGGGCACTCGGTCGTCGACGCGGTGGAGCGGACCTTCGTCAGCACCGGCCAGGCCATCGCCGTCGGGGCCTTCACGACGGCCGGGGCCCTCTACGTGCTCGTGGTGGCCGACTTCAAGGGCTTCAGCGAGTTTGGGGCCATCGCGGGGACGGGCGTGCTCTTTGCACTCGTCGCCATGACGGTGGTGATGCCGGCCCTGTTGGCCCTGCTGGAACGGACTGGCCTGCTCGACCTGCGGAGGGGCGCCGGCATGGAGGCGGCGCCCGACGACGCCCCGCGGCGGTATTCGGCGGCACGGCCCGTCGTGGTGGGGGGCCTCGTGGCCGTCCTCTTGGCCCTGGCGCTCGCCCCGCGGGTGGACTTTCAGTACGACTTTGGGGCGCTGGAGCCCGAGTACACCGAGTACGAGCAGCGGGACCGGTACGTTGACCGCGTCAGCACCGGGGGCAGCAACAACCGCCGCAACCCGGCCTACATCGTGGCGGACAGCCGAGACGCCGTGCCCAAGATTGTAGCGGCCGTCCGCAAGAAAATGCGGGCGGACACGACCTCCCCGACCATCCTGGCGGTGGAGAGCCTGCAGGAGCGGTTCCCGCTTCGCGATACGGCGCAGGCCTCCAAGCTGGCCCGCATCGCCCAGATCCGGGAGACCGCCACGGAGAACCGGTACCTCCGGGACGAGTCGACCGACGCGCTCGAACGGCTGCGCCGCGCCGCGCAGCCCCGCGCGCCCATCCCGCTCGATCAGGTGCCCCGGTCGCTCCGGAAGCAGTTTACGACGAAGGACGGCGAGCTCGGGCGGTTCGTCATGATCTACCCCTCGGTCGGCCTCTCCGACGGGCGGAAGTCGATTGCCTTCGCCAAAGACGTGGGCACCATCACGACCGAGGACGGCACCACCTACCACGCGGGCTCGACCTCGCTCGTGGCGGCGGACATGCTGATGCTGCTGCAACGGGAGGCGCCCTGGATGATCGCCGGGACGTTCGTCATTGTCGCCCTGCTGATGCTGCTCAACTTCCGGTCGCTCCGGTGGGCGGGCCTGGCGCTCGTGCCGCTCGTGGTGGGCCTGCTGTGGATGCTCCTGGTGATGGAGGTCTTCGGGCTGAAGGTCAATTTCTACAACATGATCGTCTTTCCGGCCATCCTGGGGATCGGCAACGACGCGGGTGTGCACATGGTGCACCGGTACCGGGAGGAGGGCCCCGGCTCGCTCTGGACGGTACTGCGGTCGACGGGCGAGCACGTGACGATGGGCACGCTCACGACGATGGTCGGGTTTGGGGGGCTGCTTCTGAGCTTCCACCCCGGCCTCAACTCGATGGGCACCCTCGCGGTGCTGGGGCTGGGCACGACCCTGCTGGCGGCGGTGGGCTTCCTGCCCGCCCTCTGGCAGTGGCTGGAGGATCGGGGGTTTTGGGGGAGTGTTGAGCGTTGA
- a CDS encoding biotin synthesis protein, producing MVTDPRKAYDRWPGHVEALGPVFQEARRVLRDGGTFYLAELHPTRQFGGTQAHFEDEATGETVVIDACAHPVSEFVSAGVEAGFAVRGMGEWRADGDEQPRLLSIRFGAGLDVADLQQ from the coding sequence ATGGTCACGGACCCGAGGAAGGCCTACGACCGCTGGCCAGGGCACGTCGAGGCCCTCGGCCCGGTCTTCCAAGAGGCACGGCGCGTGCTGCGGGACGGGGGCACCTTTTACCTCGCGGAGCTACACCCGACCCGGCAGTTCGGCGGCACGCAGGCACATTTCGAGGACGAGGCCACCGGCGAGACGGTTGTGATCGACGCCTGTGCGCATCCGGTCTCCGAATTCGTCAGTGCGGGCGTGGAGGCCGGGTTTGCCGTGCGGGGGATGGGCGAGTGGCGGGCGGATGGCGACGAGCAGCCGCGGCTGTTGTCCATTCGCTTCGGGGCGGGGCTCGATGTGGCGGATTTGCAGCAATAG
- the murQ gene encoding N-acetylmuramic acid 6-phosphate etherase produces MPDSSSLFDELQDLATEQQNPHSTHIDTASVEEILRVINTEDHKVPIAVRRELPHIAEAVEIVVEAFEADGRLFYVGAGTSGRLGVVDASECPPTFGTDPERVQGIIAGGREAVFRSQEGAEDVPERGAQALKGQGVTENDVVCGIASSGRTPFVVGAVEHARDAIGCPTLFVTTIPREELDVDPDVAICPVVGPEVIMGSTRMKSGTAQKLVLNMITTAAMVRLGKVYENMMVDLRRTSEKLVERGIRTVMMVTGVDYDAADAVLTRCDGHVKTALVMILADVEVDEARRRLDATDGFVRPAIEGDE; encoded by the coding sequence ATGCCCGACTCGTCCTCTCTCTTCGACGAGCTTCAGGACCTCGCCACCGAGCAGCAGAACCCCCACTCGACCCACATCGACACGGCGTCGGTGGAGGAAATTCTGCGCGTCATCAACACGGAGGACCACAAGGTGCCCATCGCCGTGCGCCGGGAGCTCCCGCACATTGCGGAGGCCGTCGAGATTGTCGTCGAGGCCTTCGAGGCGGACGGGCGCCTCTTCTACGTGGGCGCCGGCACGAGCGGGCGGCTCGGCGTGGTGGACGCCTCGGAGTGCCCGCCCACGTTCGGCACCGACCCGGAGCGGGTGCAGGGCATCATCGCCGGCGGGCGCGAGGCGGTCTTTCGCTCACAGGAGGGGGCGGAGGACGTGCCCGAACGGGGCGCCCAAGCCCTTAAAGGTCAGGGGGTTACAGAAAACGACGTCGTGTGCGGGATTGCGTCTAGCGGGCGCACGCCGTTCGTGGTGGGGGCCGTGGAGCACGCCCGCGACGCGATCGGGTGCCCCACGCTGTTCGTGACGACAATCCCGCGGGAGGAGCTGGACGTGGACCCGGACGTGGCGATCTGCCCGGTGGTGGGGCCGGAGGTGATCATGGGCTCCACGCGCATGAAGAGCGGCACGGCGCAGAAGCTGGTGCTCAACATGATCACCACCGCGGCGATGGTGCGCCTCGGCAAGGTCTACGAGAACATGATGGTGGACCTGCGGCGCACCAGCGAGAAGCTCGTGGAGCGCGGCATCCGCACGGTGATGATGGTGACGGGCGTGGACTACGACGCGGCGGATGCGGTGCTCACCCGCTGCGACGGGCACGTGAAGACCGCCCTCGTGATGATTCTCGCGGACGTGGAGGTGGACGAGGCGCGGCGGCGATTGGACGCGACGGACGGCTTCGTGCGGCCGGCGATTGAGGGGGACGAGTAA